The following proteins are encoded in a genomic region of Natrinema sp. DC36:
- the metG gene encoding methionine--tRNA ligase, translating to MSHDEFPTDEPAVVTCGLPYANGDLHIGHLRGYIGADAFNRALETLGQESIYVCGSDMHGTPVAVNAEQQGVDPEDFAIEWHEQYEETFPKFNVDFDNYGHTHDETNTELTQEIVRALDDEGYIYEKEIQVAYDPEADQYLPDRYVEGTCPYCGAKARGDECDEGCQRHLEPGEVEDPTSTITGNPAEYRERSHKFFAVSEFADFLTEFLDGLEGTSNARNQPRQWIEDGLQDWCITRDMDWGIDYPTEDGEDESDLVLYVWVDAPIEYISSTKQYSERVGADEYDWEQVWKGDGEIMHVIGRDIIQHHAIFWPAMLEGAGYNKPRGIAATGFITINGKGLSTSRNRAIWAKEYLEEGFHPDLLRYYLTTTGGLQQDVDFSWDAFQEKVNGELVGTVGNFWYRSLLFAYRNYEGTPEADVSEEVRERIEGAIGDVRESVNDYSMRGVGQAATQLAQFGNEYIQRNEPWKLTDDEPERAAQVIRDCVQLAKAVGVLLEPITPDKSQDLWVQIGEDGDVADAHLEDALEAPPRSFDEPGELFEKIEDDRVAELTEKLEERVDAAADDDDDETDDAAETESDDTDGDESGGMTDTDDLEALADERIGFDDFQELDIRVGRIETAEGIEGADDLARLEVDIGFETRQIVAGIKQLHDLDELPGTKCVLLANMEKAELFGVESNGMILAAGEEADLLTTHGDAAVGEKIK from the coding sequence ATGAGCCACGACGAGTTTCCGACGGACGAACCCGCCGTCGTGACCTGCGGGTTGCCCTACGCCAACGGCGACCTGCACATCGGTCACCTGCGGGGGTACATCGGCGCGGACGCATTTAATCGCGCGCTCGAGACGCTGGGCCAGGAGTCGATCTACGTCTGCGGATCGGACATGCACGGGACCCCGGTTGCCGTCAACGCCGAGCAGCAGGGCGTCGACCCCGAAGATTTCGCCATTGAATGGCACGAACAGTACGAGGAGACGTTCCCGAAGTTCAACGTCGACTTCGACAACTACGGCCACACCCACGACGAGACGAACACCGAACTCACTCAGGAGATCGTCCGCGCGCTGGACGACGAGGGCTACATCTACGAGAAGGAGATTCAGGTCGCCTACGACCCCGAAGCCGACCAGTACCTCCCCGACCGCTACGTCGAAGGGACCTGTCCCTACTGCGGCGCGAAGGCCCGCGGCGACGAGTGCGACGAGGGCTGTCAGCGCCACCTCGAGCCGGGCGAAGTCGAAGACCCGACGAGCACGATCACGGGCAACCCCGCGGAGTACCGCGAGCGGAGCCACAAGTTCTTCGCGGTCTCCGAGTTCGCCGACTTCCTCACCGAGTTTTTGGACGGGCTCGAGGGAACCTCGAACGCGCGCAACCAGCCCCGTCAGTGGATCGAGGACGGTCTGCAGGACTGGTGTATCACGCGGGACATGGACTGGGGGATCGACTACCCGACCGAAGACGGAGAAGACGAGAGCGACCTCGTCCTCTACGTCTGGGTCGACGCCCCGATCGAGTACATCTCGAGTACGAAGCAGTACTCCGAGCGCGTCGGCGCGGACGAGTACGACTGGGAGCAGGTCTGGAAGGGTGACGGCGAGATCATGCACGTCATCGGCCGGGACATCATCCAGCACCACGCGATCTTCTGGCCGGCGATGCTCGAGGGTGCGGGCTACAACAAGCCTCGCGGAATCGCCGCGACCGGCTTCATCACGATCAACGGCAAGGGGCTCTCGACGAGCCGAAATCGCGCGATCTGGGCCAAGGAGTACCTCGAGGAGGGGTTCCACCCCGACCTGCTGCGGTACTACCTGACGACGACCGGCGGCCTCCAGCAGGACGTCGACTTCTCATGGGACGCCTTCCAGGAGAAGGTCAACGGCGAGTTAGTGGGTACCGTCGGCAACTTCTGGTACCGCTCGCTGCTCTTCGCCTACCGCAACTACGAGGGGACGCCAGAGGCCGACGTCTCCGAGGAAGTCCGCGAGCGCATCGAGGGTGCCATCGGCGACGTGCGCGAGAGCGTCAACGACTACTCCATGCGCGGGGTCGGCCAGGCCGCGACGCAACTCGCCCAGTTCGGCAACGAGTACATCCAGCGCAACGAGCCCTGGAAGCTCACCGACGACGAGCCCGAGCGGGCCGCACAGGTCATCCGTGACTGCGTCCAGCTCGCGAAGGCCGTCGGCGTCCTCCTCGAGCCGATCACCCCCGACAAATCGCAGGACCTCTGGGTGCAGATCGGCGAGGACGGCGACGTTGCCGACGCCCACCTCGAGGACGCGCTCGAGGCCCCGCCGCGGAGCTTCGACGAACCGGGCGAACTCTTCGAGAAGATCGAGGACGACCGCGTCGCGGAACTGACCGAAAAGCTCGAAGAGCGCGTCGACGCGGCCGCGGACGACGACGACGATGAGACGGACGACGCAGCCGAAACCGAAAGCGACGACACCGACGGGGACGAATCCGGCGGTATGACTGATACCGACGATCTCGAGGCGCTGGCCGACGAGCGGATCGGGTTCGACGACTTCCAGGAACTCGACATCCGCGTGGGTCGGATCGAAACCGCCGAGGGTATCGAGGGCGCGGACGACCTCGCGCGCCTCGAGGTCGACATCGGCTTCGAGACGCGACAGATCGTCGCGGGAATCAAGCAGCTCCACGACCTCGACGAGTTGCCGGGGACGAAGTGCGTGTTGCTCGCGAACATGGAGAAAGCCGAACTGTTCGGCGTCGAATCCAACGGCATGATCCTCGCGGCCGGCGAGGAGGCGGACCTGTTGACGACCCACGGCGACGCCGCGGTCGGCGAGAAGATCAAATAA
- a CDS encoding MarR family transcriptional regulator: MTGSDGVDDDKRATLRRFAALGAASPLVGRSDSAAADTGESDARDAIAGYLSTTPGAHFSKIRDDLQLGTGETQHHLRRLEELDAIERYRDGDYKRFVTADRFDEFEKGALGYLRRETPRGMLIELLLNADATAGDLADALDVSAPTVSKYAGELEEAGLLSRDDGYAVERPETVLVLVVGHADSFGDRARTLARDADQYLEYQG; encoded by the coding sequence ATGACAGGATCCGATGGGGTCGACGACGATAAACGAGCGACCCTGCGCCGATTTGCCGCCCTCGGCGCCGCCTCCCCACTGGTTGGACGATCGGATTCAGCGGCGGCTGATACGGGTGAAAGCGACGCGCGCGACGCGATCGCGGGCTATCTCTCCACGACGCCCGGTGCGCACTTCTCGAAGATCCGCGACGACCTGCAGCTGGGTACCGGCGAGACCCAACACCATCTGCGCCGGCTCGAGGAACTCGACGCCATCGAGCGCTATCGAGACGGCGACTACAAGCGGTTCGTCACCGCCGATCGATTCGACGAGTTCGAGAAAGGCGCACTCGGCTACCTCCGACGGGAGACGCCCCGCGGGATGCTGATCGAACTCCTCCTGAACGCCGACGCGACCGCCGGCGATCTCGCCGACGCGCTCGACGTCTCGGCGCCGACGGTGAGCAAGTACGCCGGCGAGCTCGAGGAGGCCGGACTGCTCTCGCGCGACGACGGCTACGCCGTCGAACGGCCGGAGACGGTGCTGGTGCTCGTCGTCGGCCACGCGGACTCCTTCGGCGACCGCGCGCGCACGCTCGCTCGAGACGCGGATCAGTATCTCGAGTATCAGGGATAA
- a CDS encoding SPFH domain-containing protein, with protein sequence MVVPLVPMQTAGAALLVVGALVLVVVIAALLSAIEIVNAYEKRALTVFGEYRKLLEPGINFVPPFVSNTYAFDMRTQTLDVPRQEAITRDNSPVTADAVVYIKVMDAKKAFLQVDDYKRAVSNLAQTTLRAVLGDMELDDTLNKRQEINARIRTELDEPTDEWGIRVESVEVREVNPSKDVQRAMEQQTSAERKRRAMILEAQGERRSAVEKAEGDKQSEIIRAQGEKQSQILEAQGDSISTVLRARSAESMGERAIIDKGMETLGDIGQGESTTFVMPQELTSLVGRYGKHLSGSDVEENGHELESREFDDETRELIGLDDIAEIIGEIDKEADMDVEAMEQEAQAIKEGKDPANITDPDEVIEEMDQDFQSQADGGTEMPADAEDDPSTND encoded by the coding sequence ATGGTGGTACCACTGGTTCCAATGCAGACCGCCGGCGCTGCCCTGCTGGTCGTCGGTGCCCTCGTCCTCGTCGTCGTTATCGCCGCCTTACTCAGCGCGATCGAGATCGTCAACGCCTACGAGAAACGCGCCCTCACCGTCTTCGGCGAGTACCGCAAGCTGCTCGAGCCGGGGATCAACTTCGTCCCGCCGTTCGTCTCGAACACGTACGCGTTCGATATGCGAACCCAGACGCTGGACGTCCCCCGGCAGGAAGCGATCACGCGCGACAACTCGCCGGTGACGGCCGACGCCGTCGTCTACATCAAGGTGATGGACGCCAAGAAGGCGTTCCTGCAGGTCGACGACTACAAGCGCGCCGTCTCGAACCTTGCCCAGACGACCCTGCGCGCCGTGCTGGGTGACATGGAACTCGACGATACGCTGAACAAACGCCAGGAGATCAACGCCCGCATCCGCACCGAACTCGACGAGCCCACCGACGAGTGGGGGATTCGCGTCGAGTCGGTCGAGGTCCGCGAGGTCAACCCCTCGAAGGACGTCCAGCGCGCGATGGAGCAACAGACCTCCGCCGAGCGGAAACGCCGCGCCATGATCCTCGAGGCCCAGGGTGAACGCCGCAGTGCCGTCGAGAAGGCCGAAGGTGACAAACAGAGCGAGATCATCCGCGCACAGGGTGAAAAGCAGAGCCAGATCCTCGAGGCCCAGGGTGACTCGATCTCGACCGTCCTGCGTGCACGCTCCGCGGAGTCGATGGGCGAACGCGCGATCATCGACAAGGGAATGGAGACGCTCGGCGACATCGGACAGGGCGAGTCGACGACGTTCGTCATGCCCCAGGAACTCACCTCGCTGGTCGGCCGCTACGGCAAGCACCTCTCGGGTAGCGACGTCGAGGAGAACGGCCACGAACTCGAGAGCCGCGAGTTCGACGACGAGACCCGCGAACTGATCGGCCTCGACGACATCGCCGAGATCATCGGCGAGATCGACAAGGAAGCGGACATGGACGTCGAAGCGATGGAACAGGAAGCCCAGGCCATCAAGGAAGGGAAGGATCCGGCGAACATCACGGATCCCGACGAGGTCATCGAGGAGATGGACCAGGACTTCCAGAGCCAGGCCGACGGCGGCACCGAGATGCCGGCCGACGCGGAAGACGACCCGTCGACGAACGACTGA
- a CDS encoding NfeD family protein has translation MVESLVGNIPLLLLVAGLVLMVLEALSPGAHLIVIGIALVGAGLIGLLFPPVANVLVLAGLTLVIGLAAAYVYREFDFYGGKGSGRTTDSDSLSGRTGYVTETVTTRSGEVKLDEGGFAPYYSARTTDGTIEEGEEVIVLDPGGGNVLTVESVGAIGEDEIDRALAQDAASDSDDGASADETGSVGDEPTAETGVDDIDASVSEPDADDTDEPVSETETEQSG, from the coding sequence ATGGTCGAATCTCTCGTGGGGAACATACCGCTGTTGTTGCTGGTTGCGGGACTCGTGTTGATGGTCCTCGAGGCCCTCTCGCCGGGTGCCCACCTCATCGTTATCGGAATCGCGCTGGTCGGTGCCGGACTCATCGGGCTTCTCTTTCCGCCCGTGGCGAACGTGCTCGTGCTGGCGGGGCTGACGCTCGTGATCGGACTCGCCGCGGCGTACGTCTACCGGGAGTTCGACTTCTACGGCGGGAAGGGGTCCGGTCGGACGACGGATTCGGACTCGCTTTCCGGGCGGACGGGGTACGTCACCGAGACTGTCACGACCCGAAGCGGCGAAGTCAAACTCGACGAGGGTGGGTTCGCCCCCTACTACAGCGCGCGGACGACCGACGGCACGATCGAGGAGGGCGAGGAGGTTATCGTCCTCGACCCGGGTGGTGGAAACGTGCTGACGGTCGAATCCGTCGGCGCGATCGGCGAGGACGAAATTGATCGCGCGCTCGCTCAGGACGCGGCGTCCGACTCCGATGATGGAGCGAGTGCCGACGAGACCGGCAGCGTCGGCGACGAACCGACGGCGGAAACTGGGGTGGACGATATCGATGCGTCGGTGTCTGAACCCGATGCGGACGACACCGACGAGCCGGTCTCCGAAACGGAGACCGAGCAGTCGGGATAA
- a CDS encoding HalOD1 output domain-containing protein, with the protein MMRTDVVTNVVKAVAAQDEVEPGELDSLYEYIDPEILEKVYEQEKGDWTFTFQYSDPQVTLTHEEQIFVDGVLHTPSVSRGSK; encoded by the coding sequence ATGATGCGAACTGACGTTGTCACCAACGTTGTCAAAGCGGTGGCCGCCCAAGATGAGGTAGAACCAGGGGAACTCGATTCATTGTACGAGTACATCGACCCAGAAATATTAGAGAAAGTGTATGAGCAAGAGAAGGGCGACTGGACCTTTACGTTCCAATATTCCGATCCTCAAGTCACTCTGACCCACGAGGAACAAATCTTCGTTGATGGTGTCCTGCATACGCCGAGTGTATCAAGAGGGAGTAAATGA
- a CDS encoding IS6 family transposase gives MAEIARLSGSSDWIDLDFVERERTPRRLMELGIRLHLAGLSLSNTVRELERFGVERSRKAVHDWVHKCDIQPTVDEEPNHVALDETVIQLNEHRYWLYTAVDPETNNILHIRLYSTTTTALTERFLHELTEKHDLDDAVFLVDGAKHLQTALRRSGLRFRYEKHGNRNAAERVFREIKRRTSSFSNCFSHAQPSTAESWLQAFAVWHNATN, from the coding sequence ATGGCAGAAATCGCACGCCTCAGCGGTAGTAGCGACTGGATTGATTTGGATTTTGTGGAGCGAGAACGGACACCGCGTCGGCTGATGGAGCTCGGTATTCGACTCCATCTTGCTGGATTATCGCTTTCGAATACCGTTCGAGAATTAGAGAGGTTCGGTGTCGAGCGCAGTCGCAAAGCAGTCCATGATTGGGTTCACAAATGCGATATACAGCCGACAGTTGACGAGGAACCGAATCACGTCGCACTTGACGAGACGGTGATTCAACTTAACGAACATCGCTATTGGCTGTACACCGCTGTCGATCCAGAAACGAACAACATACTCCATATACGGCTGTATTCGACGACTACGACTGCGTTGACAGAACGGTTCCTGCACGAACTCACTGAGAAACATGATCTTGATGATGCCGTGTTTCTCGTTGATGGAGCGAAACATCTCCAGACTGCACTCCGTCGATCTGGGCTCCGTTTTCGATACGAAAAACATGGAAATCGGAACGCGGCGGAACGTGTCTTCCGCGAGATAAAGCGACGTACCTCCTCATTCTCAAACTGTTTCAGTCACGCACAACCATCAACAGCCGAATCGTGGCTCCAAGCCTTCGCCGTCTGGCACAATGCTACAAACTAA
- the pyk gene encoding pyruvate kinase, with product MRNAKIVCTLGPASNDRETIRDLAAAGMSVARLNASHGTPEDRADLIDRVRAVDEERTEPVAVMLDTKGPEIRTAPLPDGETVSLETGAEIRFVEGEEATSNVVGLSVSIDAVEPGDRILLDDGLIETTVLGRETRGDHESDAVRARIDTGGELGGRKGVNVPGVELELDVVTENDRRDLELAAEKGVDFVAASFVRDADDVYEVGEVLEEEGADIPIIAKIERAGAVENLDEIIDAAYGVMVARGDLGVECPMEDVPMIQKRIIRKCREAGRPVITATEMLDSMVHARRPTRAEASDVANAVLDGTDAVMLSAETAVGDHPVAVVDAMGSIVREVEGSGEYAELLEQRVPASGEARTDALARSARFLARDIGADAVVAATESGYTALKTAKYRPGVPVVASTPSQSVRRQLALTWGVTPLYAPVSDQGADAVVEKAVQAALDAGVAESGDTVVVLCGMMTDLEGANTTNMLKVHIAADALTTGRVVVEGRATGPLVRLSDGDLSDVPDGAILALPAAFDEEFAGETGRIAGIVNAERGMTGYPALVARELGIPMISDADITELRDGETVTVDAERGVVYGGNIGDRPERP from the coding sequence ATGAGAAACGCGAAGATCGTCTGTACGCTCGGGCCGGCGTCGAACGATCGCGAGACGATCCGAGACCTCGCCGCGGCCGGGATGTCCGTCGCGCGGTTGAACGCGAGTCACGGCACCCCCGAGGATCGGGCCGACCTGATCGATCGGGTCCGCGCGGTCGACGAGGAGCGAACGGAACCCGTCGCTGTCATGCTCGACACGAAAGGCCCCGAGATTCGGACCGCGCCGCTGCCCGACGGCGAGACGGTGTCCCTCGAGACCGGAGCCGAAATTCGGTTCGTCGAGGGCGAGGAGGCGACGTCGAACGTGGTCGGGCTTTCGGTGTCGATCGACGCCGTCGAGCCGGGAGACCGGATCCTGCTCGACGACGGCCTGATCGAGACGACCGTCCTCGGGCGCGAGACGCGCGGTGATCACGAGAGCGACGCCGTTCGCGCACGGATCGACACCGGCGGCGAGTTGGGCGGCCGCAAGGGAGTCAACGTTCCCGGCGTCGAACTCGAACTCGACGTCGTCACCGAGAACGATCGGCGGGACCTCGAGCTGGCCGCCGAGAAAGGGGTCGACTTCGTCGCGGCGAGTTTCGTCCGGGACGCCGACGACGTCTACGAGGTCGGCGAGGTCCTCGAGGAGGAGGGTGCGGACATTCCGATCATCGCGAAGATCGAACGCGCCGGCGCGGTCGAAAACCTGGACGAGATCATCGACGCGGCCTACGGCGTGATGGTCGCGCGCGGCGACCTCGGCGTCGAGTGTCCGATGGAGGACGTCCCGATGATCCAGAAGCGGATCATCCGCAAGTGTCGCGAGGCGGGCCGGCCGGTCATCACCGCGACGGAGATGCTCGACTCGATGGTCCACGCTCGACGGCCGACGCGCGCGGAGGCCTCGGACGTGGCCAACGCCGTCCTCGACGGCACCGACGCGGTCATGCTGTCGGCCGAGACGGCGGTCGGCGATCACCCCGTCGCCGTCGTCGACGCGATGGGCAGCATCGTCCGCGAGGTCGAAGGCTCCGGCGAGTACGCGGAGTTGCTCGAGCAGCGCGTGCCCGCTTCGGGCGAGGCTCGGACGGATGCGCTGGCCCGGTCGGCGCGATTCCTGGCGCGTGATATCGGCGCTGACGCGGTCGTCGCCGCGACGGAGTCCGGCTATACGGCGCTGAAGACGGCGAAGTACCGCCCCGGCGTGCCGGTCGTGGCCTCGACGCCGAGCCAGTCGGTGCGCCGCCAGCTCGCGCTGACGTGGGGCGTGACGCCGCTGTACGCGCCCGTCTCGGACCAGGGCGCCGACGCCGTCGTCGAGAAGGCGGTCCAGGCCGCACTGGACGCCGGCGTCGCCGAGAGCGGGGACACCGTCGTCGTTCTCTGCGGGATGATGACCGATCTCGAGGGGGCGAACACGACGAACATGCTGAAGGTCCACATCGCCGCCGACGCGCTGACGACGGGACGGGTCGTCGTCGAGGGCCGAGCGACCGGACCGCTCGTCCGCCTGTCGGACGGCGATCTATCGGACGTGCCAGACGGGGCGATACTCGCCCTCCCCGCAGCGTTCGACGAGGAGTTCGCGGGCGAGACGGGACGGATCGCCGGCATCGTCAACGCCGAGCGGGGAATGACCGGCTATCCGGCGCTGGTCGCACGCGAACTGGGGATCCCGATGATCAGCGATGCCGACATCACGGAGCTACGGGACGGCGAGACGGTCACTGTCGACGCCGAACGCGGCGTCGTTTACGGCGGGAACATCGGTGACCGGCCCGAGCGACCCTGA
- a CDS encoding HAD-IA family hydrolase, which yields MTVVLFDMDGVILDGPGTDPRVYADAADAALAELGAEPTAVQRRDFSNHDHERIRTHCEALEIDPARFWELKESHASRGTHDRLRSGERGTYDDIDAIHELGEQTTIGLVTNNRQETAEFVTDHFGFDFDVVRGRDPTFEGYERRKPDPYYIEDALDRLDVTDGVYVGDSPKDVTAGRAAGLETAFLRRPHNRERERPPNATDEIESLTELLSLVN from the coding sequence ATGACGGTCGTCCTGTTCGACATGGACGGGGTCATCCTCGATGGTCCCGGGACCGATCCACGAGTGTACGCAGACGCGGCCGACGCCGCCCTCGCCGAACTGGGTGCCGAGCCGACGGCAGTCCAGCGTCGCGACTTCAGCAATCACGACCACGAGCGGATCCGAACGCACTGTGAGGCGCTCGAGATCGATCCGGCACGGTTCTGGGAACTGAAGGAATCCCACGCCTCGAGGGGCACCCACGACCGACTACGCTCGGGGGAGCGCGGCACCTACGACGATATCGACGCGATCCACGAGTTGGGCGAGCAGACGACGATCGGTCTCGTCACCAACAACCGGCAGGAAACCGCCGAGTTCGTCACCGATCACTTCGGATTCGACTTCGATGTCGTCCGCGGGCGAGATCCGACGTTCGAGGGATACGAGCGGCGCAAGCCCGATCCCTACTATATCGAGGACGCCCTCGATCGACTCGACGTCACGGACGGGGTCTACGTCGGCGATTCCCCGAAAGACGTCACGGCCGGCCGGGCGGCCGGCCTCGAGACCGCGTTCCTCCGACGGCCGCACAATCGCGAGCGCGAGCGACCGCCGAACGCGACCGACGAGATCGAGTCGCTAACCGAGTTGCTGTCGCTGGTCAACTAG
- a CDS encoding acyl-CoA dehydrogenase, with the protein MESQVREYLRTMYNPDPQALKIILFSSSFILFLFLVNPLFENPYYIFGLVSTVLTLVAAIAILACE; encoded by the coding sequence ATGGAAAGCCAAGTTCGTGAATATTTAAGGACGATGTACAATCCTGACCCGCAGGCGTTGAAGATCATCCTTTTTAGTTCATCGTTTATTTTATTCTTGTTCCTCGTCAACCCCCTGTTTGAGAACCCATACTATATTTTCGGGCTTGTATCGACAGTTCTCACTCTCGTGGCCGCAATAGCCATTCTCGCTTGTGAATAG
- a CDS encoding NAD(P)-binding protein: MFPDSTPDLGNRPILRHTVAPIGVFVAFVVAGVLGYAMLGNVGLVEAAFWMIDPTSIDLRFEAHAGPERSTKAYSVVVTVGLVLSGLWIGETVVTELFGGRISTEVSRATMQRRIQNSDDHVIVCGYGMFGRTVANRLAEAGRAVVVIEIDADNAERAREDGHLLVEGDARREQVLRTAGVDRATKLVAAIDDSNVNIQIAIVSGTVASSAEILVRVGDEVYESVAREAGADEVVIPEVVSGERVTRLLERPAD, translated from the coding sequence GTGTTCCCTGATAGCACACCAGATCTCGGGAATCGACCGATCCTGCGGCACACGGTCGCACCGATCGGTGTCTTCGTCGCGTTCGTCGTGGCGGGGGTCCTGGGCTATGCGATGCTCGGGAACGTCGGCCTCGTGGAGGCGGCGTTCTGGATGATCGATCCGACGAGCATCGATCTGCGCTTCGAGGCACACGCCGGTCCCGAACGATCGACGAAGGCCTACTCCGTGGTGGTGACGGTCGGACTCGTCCTCTCGGGGCTGTGGATCGGCGAGACTGTCGTCACCGAACTATTCGGGGGACGGATTTCCACGGAGGTATCACGAGCAACGATGCAACGACGAATTCAGAACAGCGACGATCACGTTATCGTCTGTGGCTACGGCATGTTCGGACGGACGGTCGCAAACCGGCTCGCCGAGGCGGGTCGAGCGGTCGTCGTCATCGAAATAGACGCGGACAACGCGGAACGCGCCCGGGAGGACGGCCACCTCCTCGTGGAGGGCGACGCCAGACGGGAGCAGGTGCTGCGAACCGCCGGGGTCGATCGAGCGACGAAACTCGTCGCAGCGATCGACGACTCGAACGTCAACATCCAGATCGCGATCGTCAGCGGGACGGTCGCGTCTTCGGCCGAGATTCTCGTCCGCGTCGGCGACGAGGTCTACGAGTCGGTCGCGCGAGAGGCCGGAGCCGACGAGGTCGTCATCCCCGAAGTCGTCAGCGGCGAGCGCGTCACTCGGCTGCTCGAGCGGCCCGCGGACTGA
- the yjjX gene encoding inosine/xanthosine triphosphatase gives MELSVGSTNPVKTDAVERTLERYEPTVTAVAVDSGVSEQPRSIEETVRGAENRARRALAATDADFGVGLEGGVARLEGVPGLSLIMWGAVTDGDRTERGGGPTLRLPDTVAERVADGSELGPVMDDLLGTEGVAESDGAAGALTDGLTDRTRALGQAVASSFGPFVTAYYDADD, from the coding sequence ATGGAACTCTCAGTCGGCAGCACGAACCCGGTCAAAACCGACGCCGTCGAACGAACGCTCGAGCGATACGAACCGACCGTGACCGCCGTCGCCGTCGACTCCGGGGTGAGCGAGCAACCGCGATCGATCGAGGAAACCGTCAGGGGAGCCGAGAATCGCGCCCGACGGGCGCTCGCGGCAACCGACGCCGACTTCGGCGTCGGCCTCGAGGGCGGCGTCGCTCGGCTCGAGGGCGTGCCGGGGCTCTCGCTGATCATGTGGGGTGCCGTCACCGACGGGGATCGAACGGAACGAGGCGGCGGCCCGACGCTTCGTCTCCCCGACACCGTCGCCGAACGGGTCGCGGACGGCTCTGAGTTGGGTCCGGTGATGGACGACCTGCTCGGGACCGAGGGCGTCGCCGAGTCCGACGGGGCCGCCGGCGCGCTCACCGACGGACTGACCGATCGGACGCGAGCGCTCGGCCAGGCGGTTGCGTCCTCGTTCGGCCCGTTCGTAACAGCGTATTACGACGCGGACGACTGA
- a CDS encoding transcription initiation factor IIB — translation MTNAPSNTRVRRSEPETNEQETESEQEDLACPECAGNLVVDDEHGETVCEDCGLVVEEDSVDRGPEWRAFDAAEKNEKSRVGAPTTNTMHDKGLSTNIDWRNKDAYGNSLGSRQREKMQRLRKWNERFRTRDSKERNLKQALGEIDRMASALGLPTNVRETASVIYRRALDEDLLPGRSIEGVSTACVYAAARQAGVPRSLDEIADVSRVEKNEIARTYRYVVRELGLEVQPADPESYVPRFASGLELSDEAEHRARSLLQNAKEKGVHSGKSPVGLAAAAVYAAALLTNEKTTQAAVSDVADISEVTIRNRYHELLEAEETIGMA, via the coding sequence ATGACTAACGCACCATCGAACACGAGAGTACGACGTAGCGAACCCGAAACGAACGAACAAGAGACCGAAAGCGAGCAAGAGGATCTGGCCTGCCCCGAGTGTGCGGGCAACCTCGTCGTCGACGACGAGCACGGCGAGACGGTCTGTGAGGATTGTGGACTGGTCGTCGAGGAGGACTCGGTCGACCGCGGCCCCGAGTGGCGGGCCTTCGACGCCGCCGAGAAGAACGAGAAGTCCCGCGTGGGCGCGCCCACGACGAACACGATGCACGACAAGGGGCTCTCGACGAACATCGACTGGCGGAACAAGGACGCCTACGGGAACTCGCTTGGCTCCCGCCAGCGCGAGAAGATGCAGCGCCTGCGCAAGTGGAACGAGCGTTTCCGTACTCGCGACTCGAAGGAGCGCAACCTGAAACAGGCGCTGGGCGAAATCGACCGGATGGCCTCCGCGCTCGGCCTCCCGACGAACGTCCGCGAGACCGCCAGCGTCATCTACCGGCGCGCGCTCGACGAGGACCTCCTCCCCGGCCGATCGATCGAGGGCGTCTCGACGGCCTGCGTCTACGCCGCCGCCCGGCAGGCCGGCGTCCCTCGCAGCCTCGACGAGATCGCGGACGTCTCCCGCGTCGAGAAGAACGAGATCGCGCGCACCTACCGCTACGTGGTCCGCGAACTGGGCCTCGAGGTCCAGCCCGCCGATCCCGAGAGCTACGTTCCCCGCTTCGCCTCGGGACTCGAGCTCTCCGACGAGGCCGAGCACCGCGCGCGCTCGCTGCTCCAGAACGCCAAGGAGAAGGGCGTCCACTCGGGCAAGTCGCCGGTCGGCCTCGCGGCCGCCGCGGTGTACGCCGCCGCGCTCCTGACCAACGAGAAGACCACTCAGGCAGCCGTGAGCGACGTCGCCGACATCTCCGAAGTGACGATTCGAAACCGGTACCACGAGCTCCTCGAGGCCGAGGAGACCATCGGGATGGCCTAA